A genome region from Panicum virgatum strain AP13 chromosome 4K, P.virgatum_v5, whole genome shotgun sequence includes the following:
- the LOC120702466 gene encoding pentatricopeptide repeat-containing protein At1g60770-like, with protein MATRVKDVARRSTKKYVEEALYRRLFRKGSTPQAVREEVDVFLDSRKRAFKWEVGVCVRRMRRNSLYRPALKLSEVMARRGMNPTVSDQAIRLDLVAKSRGIAAAEKYFLDLPESSKTHLTYGALLNCYCKELMTEKAEALMEKMKELNFAFTAMSYNSLMTLYTKVNQPEKVPSIIQDMKADDVLPDVFTYNVWMRALAAVKDIPGVERVIEEMKRDGRVAPDWTTYSNLASIYVDAGLFEKAEAALKELERRNTSNDIEAYQFLITLYGRTQNLVEVHRVWRSLKRNCPRKANMSYLNMIQVLSNLKDLPAAEACFKEWEAQYIHPPKNTKGSEASTTEPESLTNAPSNESDVNGSKGAKELELKHKKYDIRVANAMIRAYIAEGMLDKAVALKKRAKMRGGRLNAKTWEIFMDHYLKAGDLKTAHWCADRAMKKGHSSGRIWVPPRDVTETLMGNFEKNKDVDGAEQYVEALKKVQKDLGALVFEPLVRTYAAAGKKFPGMRQRFKIENVEVGEETARLLDSICVDQ; from the exons atGGCGACGCGGGTGAAGGACGTGGCGCGGCGGTCGACAAAGAAGTACGTGGAGGAGGCGCTGTACCGGCGGCTGTTCCGGAAGGGGTCGACGCCGCAGGCGGTGAGGGAGGAGGTGGACGTCTTCCTCGACAGCCGGAAGCGGGCGTTCAAGTGGGAGGTGGGCGTTTGCGTCCGCCGGATGCGGAGGAACTCGCTCTACCGCCCGGCGCTCAAG CTTTCTGAAGTTATGGCCAGAAGAGGCATGAATCCTACTGTCAGTGACCAAGCAATCCGCCTGGACCTCGTTGCCAAATCGAGAGGCATTGCTGCTGCTGAGAAGTACTTTTTGGATCTCCCAGAAAGTTCCAAGACTCATCTCACATATGGCGCTCTTCTAAATTGTTACTGCAAAGAGTTGATGACTGAGAAGGCTGAGGCACTTATGGAGAAAATGAAGGAGCTCAACTTTGCTTTTACTGCCATGTCGTATAACAGCTTAATGACACTGTACACCAAAGTCAACCAACCTGAGAAGGTCCCCAGTATCATTCAGGATATGAAGGCCGATGATGTATTACCAGATGTCTTTACTTATAATGTTTGGATGAGGGCACTTGCAGCTGTCAAAGACATACCAGGGGTTGAGAGGGTGATTGAAGAGATGAAACGGGATGGCCGTGTTGCTCCTGATTGGACAACATACAGTAACCTGGCCTCCATATACGTTGATGCTGGACTGTTTGAGAAGGCAGAAGCTGCTCTTAAGGAGCTTGAGAGGCGGAACACTAGCAATGACATTGAAGCATACCAGTTCCTTATTACATTATATGGGAGGACACAAAATTTAGTGGAAGTTCATCGTGTTTGGCGATCATTGAAGCGGAATTGTCCTAGAAAGGCAAACATGAGTTATCTTAACATGATTCAGGTTTTGTCCAATCTGAAGGATTTGCCTGCTGCTGAAGCCTGTTTCAAAGAGTGGGAAGCCCAGTACATCCATCCACCTAAGAACACGAAGGGCTCTGAGGCATCCACTACAGAACCAGAATCTTTAACCAATGCGCCTAGTAATGAGTCTGATGTCAACGGAAGCAAGGGAGCGAAGGAGCTCGAACTGAAGCATAAAAAATATGACATCCGGGTTGCAAATGCTATGATTAGAGCATATATCGCGGAGGGTATGCTTGACAAGGCTGTTGCTCTGAAGAAGCGTGCCAAGATGCGTGGCGGAAGGCTGAACGCCAAGACATGGGAGATCTTCATGGATCATTACCTCAAGGCTGGGGATCTCAAGACGGCTCATTGGTGCGCGGACCGTGCGATGAAGAAGGGACACAGCAGCGGCAGGATTTGGGTGCCACCACGTGATGTGACCGAGACCCTGATGGGCAACTTTGAGAAGAACAAAGATGTTGATGGGGCTGAGCAATATGTGGAAGCTCTGAAGAAGGTGCAGAAGGATCTGGGTGCGCTGGTCTTCGAGCCGCTGGTACGGACGTACGCGGCTGCTGGGAAGAAGTTCCCCGGGATGCGGCAGCGGTTCAAGATCGAGAACGTGGAGGTCGGGGAGGAAACTGCCAGGCTGCTCGATTCCATCTGCGTCGACCAATAG